A genomic window from Lotus japonicus ecotype B-129 chromosome 1, LjGifu_v1.2 includes:
- the LOC130732836 gene encoding protein FAR1-RELATED SEQUENCE 5-like, which produces MEQDFVPRVELPHLQDNTTQYCDQSAQEGSPTLVSQIDDTDIWVGMSFKSAECVKAHYRQYAMKKGFGMKVRNSKKGTDGQIKYNMFACVWEGNYVSSLPNDLKTNPTRKIQCPAKICTSVHKDGLWYINTFNDDHCHDLSPGKSRMFEGNRRISMHVKRTIQINDDAGVRFNKSFRSLVQEAGGHENLPFVERDIRNFVRQERKRLGKDGDGKALREYFSRMQQLNSNFFYEIDLDDDFHVRNVFWADARSRASYEYFGDVISFDTTYLTNKYDMPFAPFVGVNHQGQSILLGCGLLSAEDTESFTWLFRSWLSCMYGKSPQGIVTDQCKAMKKAIQLVFPDARHRWCLWHIMKKIPEKFKSFLEYKSIKCDMKECVYESLTERDSKMHGMLL; this is translated from the coding sequence ATGGAGCAAGACTTTGTGCCTAGGGTTGAACTGCCTCACTTACAGGATAATACAACCCAATATTGTGATCAATCAGCACAGGAAGGGTCCCCAACATTGGTTAGTCAAATTGATGACACTGACATTTGGGTTGGCATGTCATTTAAATCTGCAGAGTGTGTGAAAGCTCATTATCGTCAATATGCTATGAAGAAAGGATTCGGTATGAAGGTGAGAAACTCAAAGAAAGGAACTGATGGCCAAATTAAATACAATATGTTTGCATGTGTTTGGGAAGGAAATTATGTGTCGTCCCTGCCAAATGATTTGAAAACAAACCCAACAAGGAAAATTCAGTGTCCTGCAAAGATTTGTACATCGGTACACAAAGATGGGCTTTGGTACATTAACACATTTAATGATGACCATTGCCATGACTTGAGCCCCGGAAAATCTAGGATGTTCGAAGGTAATAGAAGAATAAGCATGCATGTTAAGCGGACTATTCAGATTAATGATGATGCAGGTGTTAGGTTCAATAAGAGCTTCCGCTCACTTGTTCAAGAAGCGGGAGGACATGAGAATTTGCCATTTGTTGAGCGAGACATCCGGAACTTTGTGCGACAGGAAAGGAAGAGACTTGGAAAGGATGGTGATGGCAAGGCACTACGTGAGTATTTCTCACGGATGCAACAACTGAATAGCAATTTCTTTTATGAAATTGACTTGGATGACGACTTCCATGTGAGAAATGTGTTTTGGGCTGATGCAAGAAGCAGGGCCTCGTATGAGTACTTTGGAGATGTTATCTCTTTTGACACCACTTATTTAACAAATAAGTATGACATGCCATTCGCCCCTTTTGTTGGTGTCAACCACCAAGGGCAATCTATTTTGCTAGGATGTGGTCTATTGTCTGCTGAAGACACAGAGTCATTTACATGGTTGTTTCGGTCATGGCTGAGTTGCATGTATGGAAAGTCTCCACAAGGTATTGTGACGGACCAATGTAAGGCAATGAAGAAAGCAATACAGTTAGTTTTCCCGGATGCTCGACATCGGTGGTGCTTGTGGCACATAATGAAGAAGATACCagaaaaatttaaaagtttTCTTGAATACAAAAGTATAAAGTGTGACATGAAAGAATGTGTTTATGAATCACTCACAGAGAGAGATTCGAAGATGCATGGAATgcttttgtaa
- the LOC130734401 gene encoding uncharacterized protein LOC130734401 isoform X4: MNIPEKIPINGNLLYELVTRWVGRRLGFTIRSAVVPFTPLDVCFATGLRIVEESVIFDQDEECHTTSLFNGKKITIPIIVEQLKKNNCAEDVEDFCRWYILLGLAEFYCPNTNSTVHSGLLRTLDDLSSLDKYSWGVFVYDVLVGGLIRAVKHFREAKNSHKVSLIGCAAVLQIWALEHMSLHHSVKFSYGTTFPRFLHWPHLTLGRKKLSTMFENTSICQQIAASNEDLEHEIVKEAMQMAPRGFLQWHQPVCQSRYAAHDIDVLDAKVKDLQEKIFILEEELRMIDLNLPTSPQFIDPTTSTRSLGEETILFENMNGGSPSVPSVLGVSIFDAGEGHNIPHDTDPPEQQRSNMYTRQKDQPRKRVGSLVCRTPWTTYQRKKKKIQ; this comes from the exons ATGAATATTCCGGAAAAAATACCAATCAATGGGAATTTACTGTATGAATTAGTTACTCGGTGGGTAGGGCGTCGTTTGGGTTTTACAATACGAAGTGCAGTAGTTCCTTTTACCCCTTTAGATGTTTGCTTTGCAACTGGGTTGCGCATTGTAGAGGAAAGCGTGATTTTTGATCAAGATGAAGAATGTCATACTACAAGTTTGTTCAATGGGAAAAAAATTACGATCCCGATAATAGTTGAACAACTAAAAAAGAATAATTGTGCTGAAGATGTTGAAGACTTTTGTCGATGGTACATACTTCTTGGCTTAGCAGAATTTTATTGCCCTAATACCAACTCCACTGTGCATAGTGGTTTGTTGAGGACTTTAGACGACCtaagttcacttgataaatatAGTTGGGGTGTTTTTGTATATGATGTTTTGGTTGGTGGATTGATTCGAGCAGTCAAACACTTTCGTGAAGCAAAAAATTCACACAAAGTGTCTCTAATAGGTTGTGCAGCAGTTTTACAG ATTTGGGCTTTGGAGCATATGTCATTGCACCATAGTGTCAAATTTAGCTATGGAACTACATTTCCTCGGTTTTTACATTGGCCTCATCTTACCTTAGGGAGGAAGAAACTCTCCACAATGTTTGAAAACACTTCG ATATGTCAACAAATAGCTGCATCAAATGAAGATCTTGAACATGAAATTGTGAAGGAAGCCATGCAAATGGCACCTCGTGGTTTTCTCCAGTGGCATCAGCCCGTTTGCCAATCAAGATATGCCGCACATGATATTGATGTTTTAGATGCAAAGGTTAAGGATCTACAAGAGAAGATATTCATCCTTGAGGAAGAATTGAGAATGATAGATCTGAATCTACCAACATCACCTCAGTTTATTGATCCAACCACTAGTACTCGTTCTTTGGGCGAAGAAACCATATTGTTTGAAAATATGAACGGTGGATCCCCATCTGTCCCATCTGTGCTTGGCGTTTCCATAT TTGATGCAGGTGAAGGTCATAATATACCCCATGATACCGATCCACCTGAGCAACAACGATCAAATATGTACACAAGGCAGAAAGACCAACCTAGGAAACGTGTGGGCAGCTTGGTCTGCCGAACGCCTTGGACAACATatcaaaggaaaaagaagaagattcaATAG
- the LOC130734401 gene encoding uncharacterized protein LOC130734401 isoform X3 encodes MEESGGQLRVRHNCQPNFLLEVNKNLTDLQKAQINATPFKWLMNIPEKIPINGNLLYELVTRWVGRRLGFTIRSAVVPFTPLDVCFATGLRIVEESVIFDQDEECHTTSLFNGKKITIPIIVEQLKKNNCAEDVEDFCRWYILLGLAEFYCPNTNSTVHSGLLRTLDDLSSLDKYSWGVFVYDVLVGGLIRAVKHFREAKNSHKVSLIGCAAVLQIWALEHMSLHHSVKFSYGTTFPRFLHWPHLTLGRKKLSTMFENTSICQQIAASNEDLEHEIVKEAMQMAPRGFLQWHQPVCQSRYAAHDIDVLDAKVKDLQEKIFILEEELRMIDLNLPTSPQFIDPTTSTRSLGEETILFENMNGGSPSVPSVLGVSIFDAGEGHNIPHDTDPPEQQRSNMYTRQKDQPRKRVGSLVCRTPWTTYQRKKKKIQ; translated from the exons TTACGTGTTAGACACAATTGTCAACCAAATTTTCTTCTTGAGGTCAATAAGAATCTCACTGATCTTCAAAAAGCTCAAATAAATGCTACCCCGTTCAAATGGTTAATGAATATTCCGGAAAAAATACCAATCAATGGGAATTTACTGTATGAATTAGTTACTCGGTGGGTAGGGCGTCGTTTGGGTTTTACAATACGAAGTGCAGTAGTTCCTTTTACCCCTTTAGATGTTTGCTTTGCAACTGGGTTGCGCATTGTAGAGGAAAGCGTGATTTTTGATCAAGATGAAGAATGTCATACTACAAGTTTGTTCAATGGGAAAAAAATTACGATCCCGATAATAGTTGAACAACTAAAAAAGAATAATTGTGCTGAAGATGTTGAAGACTTTTGTCGATGGTACATACTTCTTGGCTTAGCAGAATTTTATTGCCCTAATACCAACTCCACTGTGCATAGTGGTTTGTTGAGGACTTTAGACGACCtaagttcacttgataaatatAGTTGGGGTGTTTTTGTATATGATGTTTTGGTTGGTGGATTGATTCGAGCAGTCAAACACTTTCGTGAAGCAAAAAATTCACACAAAGTGTCTCTAATAGGTTGTGCAGCAGTTTTACAG ATTTGGGCTTTGGAGCATATGTCATTGCACCATAGTGTCAAATTTAGCTATGGAACTACATTTCCTCGGTTTTTACATTGGCCTCATCTTACCTTAGGGAGGAAGAAACTCTCCACAATGTTTGAAAACACTTCG ATATGTCAACAAATAGCTGCATCAAATGAAGATCTTGAACATGAAATTGTGAAGGAAGCCATGCAAATGGCACCTCGTGGTTTTCTCCAGTGGCATCAGCCCGTTTGCCAATCAAGATATGCCGCACATGATATTGATGTTTTAGATGCAAAGGTTAAGGATCTACAAGAGAAGATATTCATCCTTGAGGAAGAATTGAGAATGATAGATCTGAATCTACCAACATCACCTCAGTTTATTGATCCAACCACTAGTACTCGTTCTTTGGGCGAAGAAACCATATTGTTTGAAAATATGAACGGTGGATCCCCATCTGTCCCATCTGTGCTTGGCGTTTCCATAT TTGATGCAGGTGAAGGTCATAATATACCCCATGATACCGATCCACCTGAGCAACAACGATCAAATATGTACACAAGGCAGAAAGACCAACCTAGGAAACGTGTGGGCAGCTTGGTCTGCCGAACGCCTTGGACAACATatcaaaggaaaaagaagaagattcaATAG
- the LOC130734401 gene encoding uncharacterized protein LOC130734401 isoform X1 — protein sequence MLVLRNILESRLRGVKLKPISKLPTMEESGGQLRVRHNCQPNFLLEVNKNLTDLQKAQINATPFKWLMNIPEKIPINGNLLYELVTRWVGRRLGFTIRSAVVPFTPLDVCFATGLRIVEESVIFDQDEECHTTSLFNGKKITIPIIVEQLKKNNCAEDVEDFCRWYILLGLAEFYCPNTNSTVHSGLLRTLDDLSSLDKYSWGVFVYDVLVGGLIRAVKHFREAKNSHKVSLIGCAAVLQIWALEHMSLHHSVKFSYGTTFPRFLHWPHLTLGRKKLSTMFENTSICQQIAASNEDLEHEIVKEAMQMAPRGFLQWHQPVCQSRYAAHDIDVLDAKVKDLQEKIFILEEELRMIDLNLPTSPQFIDPTTSTRSLGEETILFENMNGGSPSVPSVLGVSIFDAGEGHNIPHDTDPPEQQRSNMYTRQKDQPRKRVGSLVCRTPWTTYQRKKKKIQ from the exons TTACGTGTTAGACACAATTGTCAACCAAATTTTCTTCTTGAGGTCAATAAGAATCTCACTGATCTTCAAAAAGCTCAAATAAATGCTACCCCGTTCAAATGGTTAATGAATATTCCGGAAAAAATACCAATCAATGGGAATTTACTGTATGAATTAGTTACTCGGTGGGTAGGGCGTCGTTTGGGTTTTACAATACGAAGTGCAGTAGTTCCTTTTACCCCTTTAGATGTTTGCTTTGCAACTGGGTTGCGCATTGTAGAGGAAAGCGTGATTTTTGATCAAGATGAAGAATGTCATACTACAAGTTTGTTCAATGGGAAAAAAATTACGATCCCGATAATAGTTGAACAACTAAAAAAGAATAATTGTGCTGAAGATGTTGAAGACTTTTGTCGATGGTACATACTTCTTGGCTTAGCAGAATTTTATTGCCCTAATACCAACTCCACTGTGCATAGTGGTTTGTTGAGGACTTTAGACGACCtaagttcacttgataaatatAGTTGGGGTGTTTTTGTATATGATGTTTTGGTTGGTGGATTGATTCGAGCAGTCAAACACTTTCGTGAAGCAAAAAATTCACACAAAGTGTCTCTAATAGGTTGTGCAGCAGTTTTACAG ATTTGGGCTTTGGAGCATATGTCATTGCACCATAGTGTCAAATTTAGCTATGGAACTACATTTCCTCGGTTTTTACATTGGCCTCATCTTACCTTAGGGAGGAAGAAACTCTCCACAATGTTTGAAAACACTTCG ATATGTCAACAAATAGCTGCATCAAATGAAGATCTTGAACATGAAATTGTGAAGGAAGCCATGCAAATGGCACCTCGTGGTTTTCTCCAGTGGCATCAGCCCGTTTGCCAATCAAGATATGCCGCACATGATATTGATGTTTTAGATGCAAAGGTTAAGGATCTACAAGAGAAGATATTCATCCTTGAGGAAGAATTGAGAATGATAGATCTGAATCTACCAACATCACCTCAGTTTATTGATCCAACCACTAGTACTCGTTCTTTGGGCGAAGAAACCATATTGTTTGAAAATATGAACGGTGGATCCCCATCTGTCCCATCTGTGCTTGGCGTTTCCATAT TTGATGCAGGTGAAGGTCATAATATACCCCATGATACCGATCCACCTGAGCAACAACGATCAAATATGTACACAAGGCAGAAAGACCAACCTAGGAAACGTGTGGGCAGCTTGGTCTGCCGAACGCCTTGGACAACATatcaaaggaaaaagaagaagattcaATAG